AAGCACCGGAACGGATCGGGTTCATGATGTCCCGATCTTTTTTCAAATCCAGGAGTGACACTATGGCTATTGGACTCGTAGACAAGAAAGCGATTGTCGCGGAAGTCCAGCAGGCTGCTGAGGGTGCTCTGTCTGCGGTTGTTGCGGATTCCCGTGGCGTAACCGTGAATGACATGACTACTCTGCGCAAAGAGGCTCGCGAGAACGGCGTTTGGTTGAAAGTCGTCCGCAATACTCTGGCGCGTCGCGCTCTGGCCGGTACCGAATTCGAATGTCTCATCGAGAAATTCGTCGGTCCCAGCATTATTGCCTTTTCCAACGAACATCCGGGTGCCGGCGCGCGCATCCTGAAAGAGTTCGCCAAGGGCAATGACAAGCTGGAGCTGAAAGGTGCCGCCTTCGAAGGCGTAGCGACTGACGTTGCACTGTTGGCAAGCCTGCCGACGTACGACGAAGCTATCGCCAAGCTGATGAGCGTTATGAAAGAAGCCTCTGCTGGCAAACTGGTTCGCACTATTGCGGCCGTTCGCGACCAAAAAGAGCAGGAAGCTGCGTAATCATTTCGCGAGAGCGAAACGACAGTTTTCATTTAACTCTTTTTTACATATGAATTTATGGGCAGTTTTCTGCTCACACGAAATCAGGTACTAACTCATGTCTCTGACTAAAGAAGATATCATCAATGCGATCGCTGAAATGTCCGTTAAGGACGTTGTTGAGCTGATCGAAGCTATGGAAGAGAAGTTCGGCGTAACTGCGGCTGCTGCTGTTGTTGCTGGCGGTGCTGCTGGTGGCGAAGCTGCTGCTGAAGCAAAAGACGAATTCGACGTAATTCTGACCTCTGCTGGCGACAAGAAAGTGAACGTGATCAAAGCTGTTCGCGGTCTCACCGGTCTGGGCCTGAAAGAAGCCAAAGCTCTGGTAGACGGCGCTCCGAGCCCGCTGAAAGAAGGCGTGTCCAAGGACGACGCCGAAGCAGCGAAGAAAGAGCTGGAAGAAGCTGGCGCTACCGTAGAACTGAAGTAATTCGGTTCTACACACCACCGTCAGTGGCTGCGTAATCAACCACTGACGGCAAGGCTGGTGGACATGTGTCCGCCGGCCTTTTTGCCGTTTGCGGCATGGGGCTTTTTTACGCCAAAGGCGAAGGAAGTTACGCGCTGCAGTCGACAATGAAATCGAGAGGTTTGCGCACAGGGCGGTGCAGTTTTTAACCACCTGTTTTAAGCGTAGCGCAATGTGCAGAGACTTCTCGCCCGAATGGGCTGCGTATCGTCAGAAAGCTGACCGCAGCTCTGATGAAGTCTTGTCACCGATCAAGCTGGGGAATATGAATGGCTTACTCATACACTGAGAAAAAACGTATCCGCAAGGATTTTGGCAAACTGCCTAAGGTCATGGACGTGCCTTTCCTGCTTGCGATACAGCTGGACTCGTATCGCAAATTTACTCAGGCCGACACGCGCCCGGATGAGCGCCTCGATATCGGCCTGCAGGCGGCGTTCAAGTCTGTATTTCCGATTGTCAGTTACTCCGGCAACGCCGCTCTGGAGTACGTGAGCTACACCCTCGGCAAACCTGCGTTCGATGTCAAGGAGTGTACTCTGCGCGGCGTGACGTACGCATGCCCGTTGCGTGTGCGTGTTCGCCTGATTATTTACGATAAGGAATCAGCGAATAAGTCCATCAAGGACATTAAAGAACAAGAAGTGTACATGGGCGAAATTCCGCTCATGACCGAGAACGGTACCTTCGTTATCAACGGTACCGAGCGCGTTATCGTGTCTCAGTTGCACCGCTCCCCGGGTGTATTCTTCGATCACGACAAAGGCAAGACCCACTCCTCCGGTAAGCTGTTGTACGCCGCGCGGGTGATCCCCTACCGTGGATCCTGGCTGGACTTCGAGTTCGACCCGAAAGACCTCGTCTACGTGCGTATCGACCGTCGCCGTAAGTTGCCGGCGACCATTCTGCTGCGCGCCCTGGGTTTCACCTCCCAGGAAATGCTGGACATGTTCTTCGAAACGAGCAAGTTCACCCTCGAGGACGAGACCGTCAGCCTGGAGCTGATTCCGTCGCGCCTGCGTGGTGACGTTGCCTCCTTCGACATCAAGGACGGCAAGGGCAAGGTGATCGTCGAGGAAGGTCGCCGCATTACCCCGCGTCACATCCGCCAGCTGGAAAAAGCCGGCGTGGAAAATCTGGAAGCGCCGCTGTCTTACCTCAATGGCCGAGTGCTGGCGCACGACATCATTGACGAGACCACCGGTGAAGTGGCGGTGGAATGTAACACCGAAATCACCGATGAAGTCGTGGCCAAGCTGCGTCTCCTCAACGTCAATACCATCCACACGCTGTACACCAACGACCTGGATTGCGGTCCGTTTATTTCCGACACCCTGCGTGCGGATCCGTCTCGCACCCAGCTCGAAGCGCTGGTGGAAATCTACCGCATGATGCGCCCGGGCGAGCCGCCCACCAAGGAATCTGCGGAGTCTCTGTTCGAGAACCTGTTCTTCTCCGACGAGCGTTACGACCTGTCTGCGGTTGGCCGCATGAAGTTCAATCGCCGTCTGGGCCGTGAAGACGAAACCG
The nucleotide sequence above comes from Microbulbifer salipaludis. Encoded proteins:
- the rplL gene encoding 50S ribosomal protein L7/L12; this translates as MSLTKEDIINAIAEMSVKDVVELIEAMEEKFGVTAAAAVVAGGAAGGEAAAEAKDEFDVILTSAGDKKVNVIKAVRGLTGLGLKEAKALVDGAPSPLKEGVSKDDAEAAKKELEEAGATVELK
- the rplJ gene encoding 50S ribosomal protein L10 translates to MAIGLVDKKAIVAEVQQAAEGALSAVVADSRGVTVNDMTTLRKEARENGVWLKVVRNTLARRALAGTEFECLIEKFVGPSIIAFSNEHPGAGARILKEFAKGNDKLELKGAAFEGVATDVALLASLPTYDEAIAKLMSVMKEASAGKLVRTIAAVRDQKEQEAA